One genomic window of Macaca mulatta isolate MMU2019108-1 chromosome 8, T2T-MMU8v2.0, whole genome shotgun sequence includes the following:
- the LOC144330715 gene encoding SH3 domain and tetratricopeptide repeat-containing protein 1-like isoform X2 — protein sequence MPSEAQCVIYHELQLSLARKVADKVLEGQLLETISQLYLSLGTKRACRSALDYTKGSLGIFIDLQKEENEAHAWLQAGKIYYILRQSELVDLYIQVAQNVVLYTGDPNLGLELFEAAGNIFFNGAWEREKAVSFYRDRVLALAVTTGNCKAELQLQLCKKLVALLATLEKPQDGLEFAYMALALSITLGPV from the exons ATGCCCAGCGAGGCCCAGTGTGTCATCTACCATGagctccagctctccctggccCGCAAGGTGGCCGACAAGGTGCTGGAGGGGCAGCTCCTGGAGACCATCAGTCAACTCTACCTGTCCTTGGGCACCAAGCG GGCCTGCAGGTCCGCTCTGGACTACACCAAAGGAAGTCTGGGGATATTCATTGACCTTCAGAAGGAAGAGAATGAGGCGCATGCCTGGctgcaagcagggaagatctattaCATCCTGCGGCAGAGCGAGCTGGTGGACCTGTACATCCAG gtggcacagaatgtggtcctgtacacaggcgaccccaacctggggctggagctgtttgAGGCAGCTGGAAACATCTTCTTCAATGGGGCCTGGGAGCGGGAGAAAGCCGTGTCCTTCTACcgg GACCGGGTCCTGGCCCTGGCAGTGACTACGGGCAACTGCAAGGCGGAGCTGCAGCTACAGCTGTGCAAAAAGCTGGTGGCACTCCTGGCCACACTGGAGAAGCCCCAGGATGGCTTGGAGTTTGCCTACATGGCCCTAGCACTCAGCATCACTCTGG GACCCGTTTGA
- the LOC144330715 gene encoding SH3 domain and tetratricopeptide repeat-containing protein 1-like isoform X1, protein MPSEAQCVIYHELQLSLARKVADKVLEGQLLETISQLYLSLGTKRACRSALDYTKGSLGIFIDLQKEENEAHAWLQAGKIYYILRQSELVDLYIQVAQNVVLYTGDPNLGLELFEAAGNIFFNGAWEREKAVSFYRDRVLALAVTTGNCKAELQLQLCKKLVALLATLEKPQDGLEFAYMALALSITLGDRLNEHVAYHRLASLHHQLGQGKLAEHFYLKAL, encoded by the exons ATGCCCAGCGAGGCCCAGTGTGTCATCTACCATGagctccagctctccctggccCGCAAGGTGGCCGACAAGGTGCTGGAGGGGCAGCTCCTGGAGACCATCAGTCAACTCTACCTGTCCTTGGGCACCAAGCG GGCCTGCAGGTCCGCTCTGGACTACACCAAAGGAAGTCTGGGGATATTCATTGACCTTCAGAAGGAAGAGAATGAGGCGCATGCCTGGctgcaagcagggaagatctattaCATCCTGCGGCAGAGCGAGCTGGTGGACCTGTACATCCAG gtggcacagaatgtggtcctgtacacaggcgaccccaacctggggctggagctgtttgAGGCAGCTGGAAACATCTTCTTCAATGGGGCCTGGGAGCGGGAGAAAGCCGTGTCCTTCTACcgg GACCGGGTCCTGGCCCTGGCAGTGACTACGGGCAACTGCAAGGCGGAGCTGCAGCTACAGCTGTGCAAAAAGCTGGTGGCACTCCTGGCCACACTGGAGAAGCCCCAGGATGGCTTGGAGTTTGCCTACATGGCCCTAGCACTCAGCATCACTCTGG GAGACCGGCTGAACGAGCACGTGGCCTACCACCGCCTGGCCAGCCTGCACCATCAGCTGGGCCAGGGCAAGCTGGCGGAGCACTTCTACCTCAAGGCCCTGTAG